A genomic segment from Effusibacillus lacus encodes:
- the cbiE gene encoding precorrin-6y C5,15-methyltransferase (decarboxylating) subunit CbiE: protein MHPVRIIGIGDDGLASLTPVLREYVEAADLLVGGERHLGFFPHVEAEKFAVQDGLAKAVERIDSVQSDDKQVVVLASGDPNFYGIAGYLGKKLGKERIEIHPGLSSIQLAFARLKESWQDAFLASVHGKTRDQVPKWVREHPKVALLTDPDNSPSAIARDLLAAGITGVTAFVGENLGGVDERTGIYTLEEMAAGEFSPLNVVVLMREDATDGEFGTATTPFFPMGVPDHRFHQRKPKRGLITKQEVRAVSLAKLQIRPHDVIWDIGAATGSVGIEASMLAPYGHAYLIEKNEEHMDILRANVEKFGRTNVTFQCGKAPEGLEEWPDADAIFIGGTSGQMQPLLELCARKLKPGGRIVLNAATIENLYGALEGFKRLGMHVDVTMLQVARSKPILNLTRFESFDPVYIVKAVRMEDREETDEE from the coding sequence ATGCATCCGGTGCGAATTATCGGGATTGGCGATGACGGTTTGGCCAGTCTGACTCCCGTGTTGCGTGAGTATGTGGAAGCGGCCGATTTGCTGGTAGGCGGAGAGCGTCACCTGGGGTTCTTTCCGCATGTGGAAGCGGAGAAGTTCGCTGTACAGGATGGGCTGGCGAAAGCGGTGGAGAGGATTGACTCCGTGCAGTCAGACGACAAACAGGTTGTCGTATTGGCTTCCGGCGATCCCAATTTTTATGGGATTGCAGGGTATCTGGGCAAGAAGCTGGGCAAAGAGCGGATTGAGATTCATCCGGGATTGTCGTCCATCCAGTTGGCATTTGCCCGCCTGAAGGAAAGTTGGCAGGATGCTTTTCTTGCTTCCGTCCACGGCAAGACAAGGGATCAGGTACCGAAGTGGGTGCGGGAACACCCGAAGGTGGCTCTGCTGACAGACCCGGATAACAGCCCTTCTGCCATTGCCCGGGATTTGCTGGCCGCAGGGATTACGGGCGTTACGGCTTTCGTGGGGGAGAATCTGGGGGGAGTGGATGAGCGGACGGGAATCTACACCCTGGAGGAGATGGCTGCAGGCGAGTTCTCGCCGCTCAATGTGGTGGTGCTGATGCGGGAGGATGCAACTGATGGCGAGTTTGGGACTGCAACGACCCCTTTTTTCCCGATGGGGGTTCCGGATCATCGCTTTCACCAGCGGAAACCGAAACGCGGCCTGATTACCAAGCAGGAAGTCCGGGCGGTAAGCCTCGCGAAGCTGCAAATCAGACCCCATGATGTGATATGGGATATCGGGGCGGCCACCGGTTCCGTGGGGATTGAGGCGTCCATGCTGGCCCCTTATGGTCATGCGTATCTCATTGAGAAGAACGAGGAACACATGGACATTCTGCGGGCCAACGTGGAGAAGTTCGGCCGGACCAATGTCACCTTCCAGTGCGGGAAAGCGCCGGAGGGGCTTGAGGAGTGGCCGGATGCGGATGCGATCTTCATTGGCGGCACATCAGGGCAGATGCAGCCTTTGCTGGAATTGTGCGCGCGCAAGCTGAAGCCGGGTGGTCGAATCGTCCTCAATGCGGCAACGATCGAGAATCTGTATGGGGCGCTGGAAGGATTCAAGCGGCTTGGCATGCATGTGGACGTGACGATGCTGCAGGTGGCAAGGAGCAAGCCGATTCTGAATCTGACAAGATTTGAATCCTTTGACCCTGTGTACATAGTGAAGGCGGTGCGAATGGAAGACCGGGAGGAGACGGACGAGGAATGA
- a CDS encoding cobalt-precorrin-5B (C(1))-methyltransferase: MAKEAEKDKPLRHGYTTGACATAAAKAATHALLTGETWSHVTIRIPAGMDVTFELHNLEFTRDMATCSVIKDGGDDPDATHGAHIFATVTLTDEPGIELDGGVGVGRVTKPGLALPVGAAAINPVPRKMIQEAVRKEADEFLAGRGLKVVISVPDGEEIAKKTLNSRLGILGGISILGTTGVVKPFSSSAYIASVVQAIDVAVANGCDHLVLTTGGRSERVAQEDLPQLPEVAFIQMGDFAGIALRHCAKKGVSRVTMSGMMGKFSKLAQGHMNLHARGSQVDFEFLAEVAERAGVPEELLAEIRRSNTAKQVGDLLEAAGYQNFFALLCSMICEQCKRHGGGVFEVDTILAEFDGRIIGRGSTDASGANYRDWR; the protein is encoded by the coding sequence ATGGCTAAAGAGGCTGAGAAGGACAAACCTCTTCGCCACGGCTATACAACAGGCGCTTGTGCCACGGCCGCTGCCAAGGCGGCCACCCATGCGCTGCTGACGGGAGAAACCTGGTCTCATGTGACGATCCGGATTCCGGCAGGCATGGATGTGACGTTTGAGCTGCACAATCTGGAGTTCACCAGAGACATGGCCACCTGTTCGGTGATCAAAGACGGGGGAGACGATCCGGATGCCACGCATGGTGCTCACATCTTTGCCACTGTGACGTTGACCGACGAACCGGGGATCGAGCTGGACGGCGGAGTGGGTGTGGGCCGGGTCACCAAACCGGGTCTCGCACTTCCGGTGGGGGCTGCCGCCATTAATCCCGTTCCCAGAAAGATGATTCAAGAAGCGGTAAGGAAGGAAGCGGACGAATTTCTTGCCGGACGGGGACTCAAGGTGGTCATCTCTGTGCCTGACGGGGAAGAGATTGCCAAGAAAACGCTGAATTCGAGATTGGGGATTCTCGGCGGGATCTCGATCCTGGGAACAACCGGCGTTGTGAAGCCTTTTTCCTCTTCCGCCTATATTGCCAGTGTCGTTCAGGCCATCGATGTGGCTGTCGCCAATGGCTGCGACCATCTGGTGCTGACCACGGGCGGGCGGAGCGAGCGGGTGGCACAGGAGGACCTTCCCCAGCTGCCGGAAGTGGCTTTTATCCAGATGGGGGACTTTGCCGGAATTGCCCTCCGACACTGTGCGAAAAAAGGGGTCTCCCGCGTCACGATGTCCGGGATGATGGGGAAGTTTTCCAAACTGGCGCAAGGCCATATGAATCTGCATGCAAGAGGATCGCAGGTGGACTTCGAATTTCTGGCCGAAGTGGCGGAGCGGGCAGGCGTTCCGGAGGAACTGTTGGCAGAGATCCGGCGGTCCAATACCGCCAAGCAGGTAGGGGATCTGTTGGAGGCAGCCGGGTATCAGAATTTTTTTGCCCTGCTGTGTTCGATGATTTGTGAGCAATGCAAGAGGCACGGGGGCGGCGTGTTTGAAGTGGACACGATTTTGGCTGAGTTTGACGGGAGAATCATTGGAAGGGGGTCTACGGATGCATCCGGTGCGAATTATCGGGATTGGCGATGA
- a CDS encoding precorrin-8X methylmutase: protein MTFVPLTTQPQEIEQKSFEIIAQELGEHPFTPEQFPVVQRVIHASADFELGRSLVFTPDAVEAGIQAIRAGKPIVADVQMVEAGISRPRLEKFGDGSVHCFISDPDVAEEAKKLNTTRAIVATRKAARFYDGAIWAIGNAPTALLELIRLVEAGEAKPGLIVGVPVGFVSAAESKELLSKLEGVPFITNLGRKGGSPVAVSIVNALSLLAVKE from the coding sequence ATGACGTTTGTTCCGTTGACCACGCAACCGCAGGAGATTGAGCAGAAAAGTTTCGAGATCATTGCGCAAGAATTGGGGGAGCACCCTTTTACACCGGAACAGTTTCCCGTTGTGCAGCGTGTGATTCATGCGTCTGCCGATTTTGAACTGGGCCGATCGCTGGTGTTTACTCCCGATGCTGTTGAGGCGGGAATTCAGGCCATCCGTGCCGGAAAACCCATAGTGGCGGACGTGCAGATGGTGGAAGCCGGGATTTCCAGACCCCGGCTTGAGAAGTTCGGTGACGGTTCCGTCCACTGCTTCATCTCCGATCCGGATGTGGCGGAGGAAGCAAAAAAGCTCAACACTACCAGGGCCATTGTCGCTACCCGCAAAGCAGCACGCTTCTATGACGGGGCCATCTGGGCCATCGGAAACGCTCCGACCGCATTGCTGGAACTGATCCGGCTGGTGGAAGCAGGAGAAGCCAAACCCGGTCTGATTGTGGGGGTACCGGTGGGGTTTGTGTCGGCTGCCGAATCCAAGGAATTGTTAAGCAAACTTGAGGGAGTTCCCTTCATTACAAACCTGGGACGCAAAGGCGGATCGCCCGTCGCGGTGTCGATCGTGAATGCGTTGTCCCTGCTGGCTGTCAAGGAGTAA
- a CDS encoding CbtB domain-containing protein, with product MAAITQKLFELQVSPTLAKILYVLQWILLIAWIPFTLYGLFFAPIAPLHDAVHPTRHSMTMVPCH from the coding sequence ATGGCTGCAATCACTCAAAAACTTTTTGAGCTGCAGGTGAGTCCGACACTCGCCAAAATTTTGTACGTTCTGCAGTGGATCCTTCTCATCGCATGGATTCCTTTCACGTTATACGGCCTGTTTTTTGCTCCCATCGCTCCGCTGCACGATGCGGTCCATCCGACCCGTCACAGCATGACGATGGTTCCCTGTCACTAG
- the cobK gene encoding precorrin-6A reductase: MILFLAGTSDARELAIELQAKGYRLLVSVVTESAAESLKSAGLDVSVGRKTSEEMAEIIRRNQISAIVDASHPFAEIASQNAMEAANSAGIPYYRYERPGSILSDHPLITYVRDYREAAEVALERKGTIFLTTGSKTLHIFAEVLNGVEGIRMIARMLPNEENMRKCAELGIPQKNIVAMQGPFSEELNQAFYRHYGVSTVITKESGAEGSVQEKVKAALDNNVQVIVICRPGIDYGRVYESSTELIEALEEVKRDEHLYTQRG; encoded by the coding sequence ATGATCCTCTTTCTGGCGGGAACCAGTGACGCCCGCGAACTTGCCATAGAGCTTCAAGCAAAAGGATACAGACTGCTTGTATCCGTCGTGACGGAATCGGCAGCCGAATCCCTGAAAAGTGCGGGGCTGGACGTGTCCGTAGGCCGAAAAACATCGGAAGAGATGGCGGAAATCATCCGTCGGAACCAAATCTCTGCCATTGTGGACGCCAGCCATCCGTTTGCCGAAATCGCTTCGCAAAACGCCATGGAAGCTGCCAACAGTGCCGGAATTCCCTATTATCGATACGAACGTCCCGGCAGCATCCTGTCTGACCACCCGCTGATTACCTATGTACGGGATTACCGGGAAGCGGCAGAGGTTGCCCTTGAGCGGAAAGGGACGATTTTTCTCACTACAGGTTCCAAGACGCTGCACATCTTTGCGGAGGTCTTGAACGGGGTTGAAGGCATCCGCATGATCGCCCGGATGCTGCCCAACGAAGAAAATATGCGCAAATGTGCAGAACTGGGAATCCCCCAGAAGAACATCGTGGCAATGCAAGGCCCTTTCTCTGAAGAGTTGAATCAGGCCTTCTACCGCCATTACGGCGTCAGTACCGTCATTACCAAGGAATCGGGGGCGGAAGGTTCCGTGCAGGAGAAGGTAAAAGCGGCGCTGGACAACAATGTGCAAGTAATCGTCATCTGCCGTCCGGGTATTGATTACGGCAGAGTCTATGAGTCTTCGACGGAATTGATCGAAGCACTTGAGGAGGTAAAGCGGGATGAGCATCTATACACGCAGCGGGGATGA
- a CDS encoding cob(I)yrinic acid a,c-diamide adenosyltransferase produces MSIYTRSGDEGITALVGDRRSKDDLRVDAYGTVDEANSFVGDALSLLEEWPVDLADMVEMLNDVQQELFDVGSDLATVGEVRPYKVTGEMVDRLEPLIDHYMNQALPVKKFIVPGGSRPASKLHICRTVTRRAERRVVALAKVEPINPQCLRYLNRLSDLFFAMARAANARCGRSDREYVRSRNVFRHAMGSNRQNDNGHNEAKDSQNQDQ; encoded by the coding sequence ATGAGCATCTATACACGCAGCGGGGATGAGGGAATCACAGCACTGGTCGGGGATCGCCGCAGCAAGGACGACCTGCGGGTGGACGCCTATGGAACGGTGGATGAAGCCAATTCCTTCGTCGGGGATGCTCTTTCGCTGTTGGAGGAATGGCCGGTCGATTTGGCAGATATGGTGGAAATGCTGAACGATGTCCAGCAGGAATTGTTTGATGTGGGCAGCGACCTGGCGACTGTCGGTGAAGTGCGTCCTTACAAAGTGACAGGTGAAATGGTGGACCGGTTGGAACCATTGATTGACCACTACATGAACCAAGCCTTACCGGTAAAAAAATTCATTGTGCCAGGCGGATCCCGACCTGCTTCCAAGCTGCACATCTGCCGCACGGTAACCCGCAGAGCGGAACGGCGCGTGGTGGCCCTGGCCAAAGTGGAACCGATCAATCCCCAGTGCTTGCGTTATCTCAACCGGCTGTCCGACTTGTTCTTCGCGATGGCCCGTGCCGCCAACGCCCGCTGCGGTCGTTCGGATCGGGAATATGTACGATCCCGGAACGTGTTCCGGCATGCGATGGGGAGTAACAGACAAAACGATAACGGTCACAATGAGGCCAAAGACAGTCAGAACCAAGACCAGTGA